The following are encoded together in the Chaetodon auriga isolate fChaAug3 chromosome 4, fChaAug3.hap1, whole genome shotgun sequence genome:
- the LOC143318943 gene encoding mechanosensitive cation channel TMEM63B-like isoform X2 — MLRALIVTMAIFGSSQACGGQENCSAHSESKDYCYSARIRSTVLQGLPFGGVPTVLALDFMCFLVLLFVFSILRKVAWDYGRLALVTDADRLKKRFSDLEEREYVASAMHSETPDRYERLTSVSSSVDFDQRDNGFCSWLTAIFRIKDEEIREKCGEDAVHYLSFQRHIIGLLVVVGVLSVGIVLPVNFSGDLLENNAYSFGRTTIANLKSGTNLLWLHTSFAFMYLLLTVYSMRRHTSKMHYKEDDLVKRTLFINGISKYAEETQIKQHFEQAYENCTVLEARICYNVAKLMALNAERKKTERSKKFFTDLMAKEHVPTMINPKPCGHLCCCAITGCEEEEAVSYYTKREAKLKEEYRKEKEKVHTKPLGMAFVTFQNEAMTAIILKDFNACQVQGCRCRQEPRSSQFSEALHVHNWSVSYAPDPQNVRWEHLSLGGISWWIRCFIINCILFILLFFLTTPAIIISTMDKFNVTKPVEYLNNPIVTQFFPTLLLWAFSALLPTIVYYSAFFEAHWTRSGENRTTMHKCYTFLIFMVLLLPSLGLSSLDVFFRWLFDKKFLADAKVRFECVFLPDNGAFFVNYVIASAFIGNAMDLLRIPGLLMYMIRLCLARSAADRRNVKRHQAYEFQFGAAYAWMMNVFTVVMAYSITCPIIVPFGLMYMLLKHLVDRYNMYYAYLPSKLDKKIHSGAVTQVVAAPILCLFWLLFFSTVRTGFETPTSMFTLVVLIVTIVVCLSHVCFGHFKYLSAHNYKIDTKETDVDAVENGRPARTSSSPTTKSQQQQQQQQQMYIAQVLQDPNSDEPGGGSGEEDRGSSQDEEMLNGGNSINEADFQSGEDSLIANEVHQ; from the exons gtgctgctctttgtcttctccATTCTTCGGAAAGTTGCGTGGGACTATGGCCGCCTGGCGCTGGTCACCGATGCCGACAG ACTGAAGAAGCGTTTCAGTGACCTGGAGGAGCGCGAATA CGTTGCCTCGGCGATGCACTCCGAGACACCGGACCGATACGAACGCCTGACCTCCGTCTCCAGCTCAGTCGACTTCGACCAGAGAGACAAC GGCTTCTGCTCGTGGCTGACAGCCATCTTCAGAATAAA ggaTGAAGAGATCAGGGAGAAGTGTGGCGAGGATGCTGTTCACTATCTGTCCTTCCAGCGTCACATCATTGGCCTGCTGGTCGTCGTCGGCGTCCTCTCCGTTGGGATCGTCCTGCCCGTCAACTTCTCTGGAGACCTGCTGG AAAACAACGCCTACAGCTTCGGACGCACCACCATCGCCAACCTGAAGTCTGG GACGAATCTGCTGTGGCTGCACACTTCGTTTGCCTTCATGTATCTGCTCCTGACCGTCTACAGCATGAGGAGACACACGTCCAAGATGCACTACAAGGAGGACGACCTG GTGAAGCGCACTTTATTCATTAACGGCATCTCTAAATACGCCGAGGAGACTCAGATCAAACAGCACTTTGA GCAGGCGTATGAGAACTGCACCGTGCTCGAGGCGCGAATCTGCTACAACGTGGCCAAACTGATGGCGCTGAATGCCGAGAG gaagAAGACTGAGCGAAGCAAGAAGTTCTTCACTGACCTGATGGCGAAGGAACACGTTCCCACCATGATCAACCCCAAACCCTGTGGACACCTGTGCTGCTGCGCCATCACCGGCTGCGAGGAG gaggaggcggTGAGCTACTACACCAAGAGGGAGGCCAAGCTGAAGGAGGAGtacaggaaggagaaggagaaggtcCACACCAAACCGCTGGGCATGGCCTTCGTCACCTTCCAGAACGAGGCCATGACTGCCAT tattttgAAGGACTTTAACGCCTGTCAGGTTCAGGGTTGTCGGTGTCGTCAGGAGCCACGATCCTCTCAGTTCAGCGAAGCTCTTCACGTTCACAACTGGAGTGTTTCGTACGCGCCCGACCCGCAGAACGTTCGCTG GGAACACCTGTCACTGGGCGGGATCTCCTGGTGGATCCGATGTTTCATCATCAACtgcatcctcttcatcctgctcttcttcctcaccacGCCCGCCATCATCATCTCCACCATGGACAAGTTCAATGTCACCAAGCCTGTCGAGTATCTCAAC AATCCCATCGTCACCCAGTTCTTccccactctgctgctgtgggctttctctgctctgctgcccaCCATCGTCTACTACTCTGCCTTCTTTGAGGCTCATTGGACCAG gtctGGAGAAAACAGGACGACGATGCATAAATGTTACACCTTCCTGATCTTCATGGTTCTGCTGCTGCCGTCTCTCGGACTCAGCAG TCTGGACGTTTTCTTCCGCTGGCTCTTTGATAAGAAGTTTCTGGCTGATGCCAAAGTCAGATTTGA GTGCGTCTTCCTGCCGGATAATGGAGCGTTCTTTGTCAACTACGTCATCGCCTCTGCGTTCATCGGGAACGCCATGGACCTGCTGAGGATCCCCGGTCTGCTCATGTACATGATCCGGCTCTGCCTGGCCCGCTCTGCTGCTGACCGCCGCAACGTCAAGAGG CACCAGGCCTATGAGTTTCAGTTTGGAGCAGCGTACGCCTGGATGATGAACGTCTTCACGGTGGTGATGGCCTACAGCATCACCTGCCCCATCATCGTCCCCTTTG GCCTGATGTACATGCTGCTGAAACACCTGGTGGACCGATACAACATGTACTACGCCTACCTGCCCTCCAAACTGGACAAGAAGATCCACTCGGGAGCCGTCACCCAGGTGGTGGCCGCGCccatcctctgcctcttctggctgctcttcttctccacTGTTCGCACAG GTTTTGAAACGCCGACCTCCATGTTCACTCTGGTGGTGCTGATCGTCACCATcgtggtctgtctgtctcacgTCTGCTTCGGACACTTCAAGTACCTCAGCGCTCACAACTACAAG ATTGACACCAAGGAGACCGACGTGGACGCCGTCGAGAACGGACGTCCAGCTCGTACCTCGTCCTCCCCCACCACCAAATCTCAG cagcagcagcagcagcagcagcagatgtaCATCGCCCAGGTGCTCCAGGACCCAAACTCGGACGAGCCGGGCGGCGGCAGCGGCGAGGAGGACCGAGGGTCGTCCCAGGACGAGGAGATGCTGAACGGAGGGAACAGTATCAACGAGGCGGATTTTCAGTCAGGGGAGGACAGTCTGATCGCCAACGAGGTCCACCAGTAG